One genomic window of Medicago truncatula cultivar Jemalong A17 chromosome 1, MtrunA17r5.0-ANR, whole genome shotgun sequence includes the following:
- the LOC112418541 gene encoding uncharacterized protein yields MVMLLWSLWKHRNLKVWEDVTESCAAVIERAKFMLDDWEFANSLRTDMQPATQPAPHGLQQQAAAVNSSAAVLAASATAEPQQIKWQPPASGRLKCNVVAAFSIPHNRTGVGICLRDDEGTFVLAKTVNFEGVYSVEVGDVTPVFST; encoded by the coding sequence ATGGTTATGCTATTATGGAGTTTATGGAAACACCGTAATTTAAAGGTTTGGGAGGATGTTACGGAGTCATGTGCAGCTGTGATTGAAAGAGCTAAATTTATGCTAGATGATTGGGAGTTTGCTAACAGTTTGCGAACAGATATGCAGCCCGCAACTCAGCCTGCACCACACGGTCTGCAGCAACAGGCTGCTGCTGTGAACAGTTCAGCTGCTGTTCTTGCGGCATCTGCTACTGCTGAACCGCAACAGATCAAATGGCAGCCCCCTGCGAGTGGTCGTTTGAAATGTAACGTTGTCGCGGCTTTTTCTATCCCCCATAACCGCACCGGTGTTGGCATTTGCTTGCGAGACGACGAAGGGACTTTTGTCCTTGCCAAAACTGTGAACTTTGAAGGTGTGTACTCTGTTGAGGTGGGAGATGTAACACCCGTTTTctcaacttga